In Aspergillus nidulans FGSC A4 chromosome IV, a single window of DNA contains:
- the amdX gene encoding protein amdX (transcript_id=CADANIAT00000196): MLIGPMVDQSLGTSPKLESLSSISEVPGDVNAVSKDTSKKDTVVPANIPPPKTDKPRPHGCTTCGRSFARLEHLKRHERSHTKEKPFECPDCSRCFARRDLLLRHQQKLHMTTTPSSRPRNARRESTGAAGAGAGAGAGTNRVRKNSVAGASSNMRPRANTISHIDGAALGITNNTNAGPGTTGHPGHAYHPSLSSSVGSNIDYRGFSSSHQPPVNGLSKIDTHGLPMDLSGGLRTAPVYGSFDFNIPDFMSQGSTINPAQLHFGGSPQTYGNEAPSSPYGTHQMPHGNDAIMEDDYNFDWMQRFDPSLPIGKNESAIDESSPSAMSTGSQSGISEPMMDGSNQFSMSSVNWQNQFPSQPAIARQFSDYSTTFNDLGIPPETVSPKSLMAQNPFAEAYATPPSMTSVGQQPMLGAHSQSSMFSSSMATSGDSPNPFNLPFANSALRTHHTPASTDTFTDSTRRALLASMAQPASFSHRKYSQPATGMIQCRDLYSRSSSSPTSTNQLPSTADMQRFISAYITYFHPHLPFLHIPSLNFQAPEYTNNLRTPSGHLNLSSTGVVGGGGCLILSMAAIGALYELDTAASKDLFEASKKMIQLYLEERRKADMSTAVSRSSKPGDNSVHNTPLWLVQAMLLNVIYGHTCGDKTSADIASTHCAALVSLARAAELTRHIDAKDLPQDYLHAGFAGKSDFQGQDLVEDSWSQSFGAPKEKKDWLDWKIVEERKRTLFAIFAASCFLVSAYNHAPALTNSEIRLDLPCEEDIWAAESPQAWKQMGGHLSSKKNVAFSSALTTLLTAGRRVQNSAALSPDDSKSSDLRPSSFGCFVLIYAIHNYIWETRQRHMGRQWTTRETDAMRAHIEPALRAWQTAWATNPLHSLERPNPYGAGPLSADSIPLLDLAYVRLYVDLGRCKEAFWQRDWNAMADELARGTDVENALDGIPSDVLDPSITEDALSMDARRDSIASLGVGELAISQTPSQEHPMQPLLGAYRPGQTKREKLLRRAACYAADSFAMSDQLGSTFADFTCRELPLQSAMCTFDCAQVLAEWTTTVQERVGPYLGMLSREDFDFEQAIQSQLLEDEDCKLLQKTRSILASIEQKMQKDIANTMSVSQGSSGDADEGFGCKILVATAGLLDRASVWPGKIARM; encoded by the exons ATGTTAATAGGCCCGATGGTGGACCAAAGCTTGGGCACTAGcccaaagctggagagcctctccagcatctcGGAGGTTCCTGGAGACGTTAATG CAGTATCCAAGGACACTTCCAAGAAGGATACCGTTGTTCCAGCCAACATTCCTCCCCCTAAGACTGACAAACCACGTCCCCATGGCTGTACAACGTGTGGTCGGTCGTTTGCTCGACTGGAACACCTCAAGCGCCACGAGCGCTCCCACACAAAAGAAAAGCCATTTGAATGTCCTGATTGCTCCCGCTGCTTCGCTCGCCGGGACCTGCTTCTCAGACATCAACAGAAACTACACATGACGACGACTCCGTCGTCGCGGCCTAGAAATGCCCGGAGAGAAAGcactggtgctgctggagccggggccggagctggagctggaacaAATCGGGTTCGCAAGAATTCTGTAGCCGGTGCCTCAAGTAATATGCGCCCTCGAGCAAACACAATCAGTCACATTGATGGCGCTGCACTCGGTATTACAAATAACACGAATGCAGGGCCTGGCACGACTGGCCATCCGGGCCATGCCTACCACCCCAGCCTTAGCTCTTCCGTCGGCTCAAATATTGATTATCGGGGGTTTTCTTCAAGCCATCAGCCCCCTGTCAACGGGCTTTCGAAAATAGATACACATGGGCTGCCTATGGACCTTTCGGGAGGTCTAAGAACGGCGCCCGTCTATGGCAGTTTCGACTTCAATATCCCAGACTTCATGAGCCAAGGAAGCACCATCAATCCTGCCCAGCTCCATTTTGGGGGTTCTCCGCAGACTTACGGGAACGAGGCTCCTTCCTCCCCGTACGGTACCCACCAAATGCCTCATGGGAACGACGCTATCATGGAAGACGATTACAACTTCGATTGGATGCAAAGGTTCGATCCTTCGCTTCCAATTGGTAAGAATGAGTCTGCCATCGACGagtcctcgccctcagcCATGAGCACAGGCAGTCAGAGTGGAATCAGCGAGCCTATGATGGATGGATCTAACCAGTTCTCAATGTCCTCTGTGAACTGGCAGAATCAGTTCCCATCCCAGCCAGCGATAGCGAGGCAATTCTCCGACTACTCAACTACCTTTAATGATCTAGGTATTCCACCGGAAACCGTTTCTCCCAAGTCCTTGATGGCTCAAAATCCGTTCGCTGAGGCCTATGCCACTCCTCCGTCTATGACTTCGGTGGGTCAGCAGCCCATGCTGGGGGCACACTCGCAGAGCAGTATGTTTTCATCCTCCATGGCAACAAGCGGAGATTCTCCTAATCCTTTCAACCTACCTTTCGCGAATAGTGCCCTACGAACTCACCATACCCCAGCCTCAACCGATACCTTTACCGACTCCACTCGACGGGCTTTATTAGCCAGCATGGCGCAGCCCGCAAGTTTCAGTCACCGCAAATACTCTCAACCTGCAACCGGAATGATTCAATGTCGCGATCTCTActcccgctcttcttccagcccCACCTCCACCAACCAACTGCCTAGCACCGCAGATATGCAGCGATTCATCTCCGCCTACATCACCTATTTCCACCCTCACCTGCCATTCCTTCATATCCCTAGTCTTAATTTCCAAGCACCCGAGTATACGAACAATTTACGCACCCCGAGCGGCCACCTTAATCTCAGCTCCACCGGTGTTGTTGGTGGTGGGGGttgcttgatcttgtccatgGCAGCAATTGGAGCATTATACGAACTTGACACAGCCGCCTCAAAGGATCTCTTTGAAgcctcgaagaagatgatccaGCTTTATCTCGAGGAACGTCGTAAGGCTGACATGTCAACCGCGGTTTCTCGGTCCTCCAAGCCGGGTGATAATTCCGTTCACAACACTCCGCTTTGGCTTGTGCAGGCAATGCTCCTCAATGTCATTTATGGTCATACTTGCGGTGACAAAACCTCGGCGGATATTGCAAGTACTCACTGCGCGGCATTGGTCAGTCTTGCGCGGGCGGCCGAGTTGACTCGTCACATCGATGCAAAGGACCTTCCACAAGATTACCTACACGCTGGTTTTGCAGGAAAAAGTGACTTCCAGGGGCAAGATCTCGTCGAAGATTCCTGGAGTCAATCATTCGGCGCgccaaaagaaaagaaggactGGCTGGATTGGAAAATTGTCGAGGAGCGGAAAAGAACACTTTTTGCAATTTTCGCCGCCTCCTGTTTCCTAGTCTCCGCGTACAATCACGCACCTGCTCTAACTAATTCGGAGATCCGCCTGGACTTACCGTGCGAAGAGGATATTTGGGCAGCGGAGTCTCCGCAAGCATGGAAACAGATGGGCGGTCATTTGTCATCGAAGAAGAATGTTGCTTTCTCGTCTGCGCTCACGACGCTGTTGACCGCGGGTCGGCGTGTTCAGAACTCCGCTGCGCTCTCTCCGGACGATTCAAAAAGCAGTGACCTTAGGCCTAGTTCTTTTGGCTGCTTTGTATTAATATATGCCATACACAATTATATCTGGGAAACTCGCCAACGCCATATGGGCCGCCAGTGGACGACAAGGGAGACGGATGCAATGAGAGCCCATATTGAGCCCGCTCTCCGAGCGTGGCAGACTGCTTGGGCGACGAATCCACTGCACAGCCTGGAGCGACCCAATCCTTACGGTGCTGGCCCTCTCTCGGCTGACAGCATTCCTTTGTTAGACCTCGCTTATGTGCGCCTCTATGTCGACCTTGGCCGCTGCAAGGAAGCATTTTGGCAACGAGATTGGAATGCCATGGCTGATGAACTGGCCCGGGGAACGGATGTGGAGAACGCTTTAGACGGAATTCCATCTGATGTTTTAGACCCCTCAATAACAGAGGACGCCCTTTCGATGGATGCTCGACGCGACTCAATAGCGTCTCTGGGCGTAGGAGAGCTTGCGATCTCACAGACTCCTTCTCAAGAGCATCCTATGCAACCGCTATTAGGTGCTTATCGACCAGGGCAAACCAAGCGCGAGAAGCTCTTACGCAGAGCAGCTTGTTATGCTGCTGATTCATTCGCCATGTCCGACCAGCTAGGAAGCACTTTTGCCGACTTCACCTGTCGAGAACTACCACTTCAGAGCGCCATGTGTACCTTTGATTGCGCTCAAGTACTCGCTGAATGGACCACGACGGTGCAGGAACGAGTCGGACCATACCTTGGAATGCTAAGCCGTGAAGATTTCGATTTCGAGCAAGCTATACAAagccagcttctcgaggatGAAGACTGCAAGCTTCTGCAGAAGACACGGAGTATACTTGCGAGCATTGAACAGAAGATGCAAAAGGACATTGCAAACACTATGTCTGTATCACAAGGGTCTTCGGGCGATGCGGACGAAGGCTTTGGTTGCAAAATATTAGTCGCAACGGCTGGCCTCCTAGACAGGGCTTCCGTATGGCCAGGTAAGATCGCTCGTATGTGA
- a CDS encoding uncharacterized protein (transcript_id=CADANIAT00000197), which produces MGRRGDRLQRQSWLSCGDSGAAVVGDFRGACKIVPDCLGFWKRAKRGNKPTSQRGNPPNDPTSSEPEHRCIRCTSPARASLFFAFFICISSPTGTESSANGVLHENHVFTVANLSEYPRFSLRLVVRPEYLSSSSPKALQTAFIPVAIDEPADQASWYHLGHLVPTRYSLRTAPHAMTSRLEPCPVRCRCLLPIFGLSPDFVVFSSWGRLIYPGVDHGSMLREALAGKLRQQQTLELFSFLLPFFSIFAVFNKASAADLPSHRRSRCRGTDYSRLLKATRGYPRLLKDYSGY; this is translated from the exons ATGGGCAGGAGAGGCGACCGACTCcagaggcagagctggcTAAGCTGTGGAGATTCCGGGGCCGCAGTTGTGGGGGATTTTCGTGGAGCCT GTAAGATTGTCCCTGACTGCCTGGGGTTCTGGAAACGAGCGAAACGAGGAAACAAGCCAACGAGCCAACGAGGAAACCCGCCAAACGACCCGACTTCTAGCGAGCCCGAGCACCGATGCATTAGATGCACTAGCCCAGCCCGCGCATCATTATTCTTCgcattcttcatctgcatAAGCTCCCCAACCGGAACTGAGTCCTCCGCCAACGGCGTACTGCATGAGAATCATGTGTTCACGGTCGCCAACCTGTCAGAATACCCCAGATTTTCGCTCCGACTGGTTGTGCGGCCAGAATATCTGTCAAGCTCATCTCCCAAGGCTTTACAAACAGCGTTCATCCCCGTTGCCATTGACGAGCCCGCTGATCAGGCCTCCTGGTACCACTTGGGCCACTTGGTACCGACTAGGTACAGCCTAAGGACAGCACCCCACGCTATGACGTCGAGGCTGGAGCCGTGCCCTGTGCGCTGCAGATGCCTATTGCCCATCTTCGGACTTTCGCCCGACTTCGTCGTTTTCTCCTCCTGGGGAAGGCTAATATATCCCGGAGTAGACCACGGCTCGATGCTACGTGAGGCCCTGGCGGGAAAACTCCGGCAACAGCAGACACTTGAGTTATTTTCCTTTTTGCTTCCTTTTTTCTCTATTTTCGCTGTATTTAACAAGGCAAGTGCTGCAGACTTGCCATCGCACCGTCGATCCCGCTGCAGAGGTACAGACTACTCAAGACTACTCAAGGCTACTCGAGGCTACCCAAGGCTACTCAAAGACTATTCTGGGTACTGA